In Myxococcus stipitatus, the following are encoded in one genomic region:
- a CDS encoding helix-turn-helix transcriptional regulator translates to MKTHPEGSASTRKSSRVRPRRASDRARLSRQQLERRLALSVGEEARSARMRAGLTQADVAERIGIAAEVYGRMERGKMMPSVPTLFRLCLALHLSADVGMGLVTAASVGAALWEEDSREKDHLPEMRRLLRTLRRMSRGQLKLVNQVAAAILPQR, encoded by the coding sequence GTGAAGACCCACCCTGAAGGTTCCGCCTCCACCCGCAAGTCGTCCCGAGTCCGGCCGAGGCGTGCCAGCGACCGCGCCCGGCTGTCGCGTCAGCAGTTGGAGCGTCGCCTGGCGCTGAGTGTCGGCGAGGAGGCGCGGTCGGCGCGGATGCGCGCGGGGCTGACGCAGGCGGATGTGGCCGAGCGCATCGGCATCGCGGCGGAGGTGTACGGGCGGATGGAGCGCGGGAAGATGATGCCCAGCGTGCCCACGCTGTTCCGGCTGTGTCTGGCGTTGCACCTGTCCGCGGACGTGGGGATGGGGCTGGTGACGGCGGCCTCGGTGGGGGCGGCGCTGTGGGAAGAGGACTCGCGTGAGAAGGACCACCTGCCGGAGATGCGGCGGCTGCTGCGCACGCTGCGCCGCATGTCCCGGGGCCAGCTCAAGCTGGTGAATCAGGTCGCCGCCGCCATCCTCCCGCAGCGCTGA